The Candidatus Acidiferrales bacterium genome contains a region encoding:
- the acnA gene encoding aconitate hydratase AcnA has translation MAAAPKNSFNARSTLKVANESFEIFRLETLERTGKGKISRLPFSLKILLENLLRQEDGQFVHAEDISALANWEPRAEPSQEISFLPARVLLQDFTGVPAIVDLAAMRQAMSKLGGDAKKINPLFPAELVIDHSVQVDQFGTPQSFAFNSELEFMRNVERYAFLRWGQNSFRNFKVVPPDTGICHQVNLEYLSRVVFRREENGKQWAYPDSLVGTDSHTTMVNGLGVFGWGVGGIEAEAAMLGQPLSMLIPQVVGFKLHGRLHEGATATDLVLTVTQMLRKKGVVGKFVEFYGTGLSSLTLPDRATIGNMAPEYGATMGFFPVDAETLAYLRFTGRDEGQVRLVEAYTKEQGLFRTDQTPDPEFTDTLELDLGDVVPTIAGPKRPQDKVPLTQAKEVFEKSLTAAPKHTSVQNNGDRFELGDGSVVIAAITSCTNTSNPSLMLGAGILAKKAVEHGLKSKPWVKTSLAPGSMVVSDYLKKAGLMTYLEELRFHLVGYGCTTCIGNSGPLSDSISKAIKENDLVAVSVLSGNRNFEGRINPLCRANYLASPPLVVAYALAGRMDFDMEKDVLGTDPSGKPVYLRDIWPSPQEVETLMRSSLTSEMFRKEYRDVFTGDNRWRALPVPEGDLYQWNAKSTYIKLPPFFEDMPPKPARIEDLRGLRVLAVLGDSVTTDHISPAGSIPADSPAGKYLIAHGVQPKDFNSYGARRGNHEVMMRGTFANIRLRNLLAPGTEGGWTLHQPSGEKMTIFDAAEKYRAEKTPLLVIAGKEYGAGSSRDWAAKGTLLLGVRAVLAESFERIHRSNLIGMGVVPLEFQNGETAKSLGLTGHEIFEVEGLADQFKPRKIVRVRTRDAAGKEKTFSAVARIDTPVEAAYYQHGGILQYVLRQMSAS, from the coding sequence ATGGCTGCCGCGCCCAAGAATTCTTTCAATGCACGCTCTACGCTCAAAGTTGCAAATGAATCCTTCGAAATTTTTCGACTGGAAACGCTGGAACGAACGGGCAAGGGAAAAATTTCACGCCTTCCGTTTTCATTGAAAATTTTGCTCGAAAATCTGCTGCGCCAGGAAGACGGTCAATTCGTTCATGCCGAAGATATTTCCGCGCTGGCGAATTGGGAGCCGCGTGCCGAGCCTTCCCAGGAAATTTCGTTTCTCCCCGCGCGCGTGCTGCTCCAGGACTTCACCGGTGTGCCCGCCATCGTGGATCTTGCGGCGATGCGCCAGGCTATGAGCAAACTCGGCGGCGACGCGAAAAAAATCAATCCGCTCTTTCCCGCCGAGCTGGTGATTGACCACTCCGTGCAGGTCGACCAATTCGGCACGCCGCAATCCTTCGCATTCAATTCGGAATTGGAATTCATGCGCAATGTGGAGCGCTACGCATTCCTGCGCTGGGGACAGAACAGCTTCCGAAATTTCAAGGTTGTGCCGCCGGACACGGGAATTTGCCATCAGGTGAACCTTGAGTATTTGTCGCGCGTCGTGTTCCGCCGTGAGGAGAACGGGAAGCAATGGGCTTATCCCGATTCTCTGGTAGGCACGGATTCGCATACGACCATGGTCAATGGTCTTGGCGTTTTCGGCTGGGGCGTTGGCGGCATCGAAGCCGAAGCGGCGATGCTCGGCCAGCCGCTTTCCATGCTGATTCCACAAGTTGTGGGATTCAAGCTGCACGGGCGCTTGCATGAAGGCGCGACGGCGACGGATTTGGTTCTCACCGTCACGCAGATGCTGCGCAAAAAAGGCGTCGTCGGAAAATTCGTCGAGTTTTACGGCACAGGCCTTTCGAGCCTGACGCTTCCCGACCGCGCCACCATCGGCAACATGGCGCCGGAATATGGCGCGACAATGGGATTTTTCCCGGTCGACGCCGAAACGCTCGCCTATCTGCGTTTCACCGGCCGCGATGAGGGGCAAGTGCGCTTGGTGGAAGCGTACACGAAGGAACAGGGCCTGTTTCGCACGGATCAAACGCCCGACCCGGAATTCACCGATACGCTCGAACTCGATCTGGGCGATGTCGTCCCCACAATCGCCGGACCGAAGCGCCCACAGGATAAAGTGCCGCTGACACAGGCCAAAGAAGTATTCGAAAAGTCGCTGACCGCCGCTCCGAAACACACAAGCGTGCAAAATAATGGCGACCGCTTCGAACTCGGCGACGGCTCCGTGGTGATCGCAGCGATCACGAGCTGCACAAACACATCGAATCCGTCGCTGATGCTCGGCGCGGGAATTTTGGCGAAAAAGGCTGTCGAGCATGGGCTGAAATCGAAGCCTTGGGTGAAGACCAGCCTCGCGCCCGGCTCGATGGTCGTGAGCGACTATCTGAAAAAAGCCGGCCTGATGACTTATCTCGAAGAGTTGCGCTTTCATCTCGTCGGCTATGGCTGCACGACCTGCATCGGCAATAGCGGCCCGCTTTCCGATTCGATCAGCAAAGCCATCAAGGAAAACGATCTCGTTGCCGTTTCCGTCCTGAGCGGCAACAGAAATTTCGAGGGCCGCATCAATCCGCTCTGCCGCGCCAATTATTTGGCTTCGCCGCCTTTGGTTGTGGCGTATGCGCTCGCCGGGCGCATGGATTTCGACATGGAAAAGGATGTGCTCGGCACCGATCCGTCCGGCAAGCCCGTCTATCTCCGCGACATTTGGCCTTCGCCCCAGGAAGTCGAGACGCTGATGCGCTCTTCCTTGACCAGCGAAATGTTTCGCAAAGAATATCGCGACGTCTTTACCGGAGACAATCGCTGGCGCGCCCTGCCCGTCCCCGAAGGCGATCTCTATCAATGGAACGCCAAATCTACGTACATCAAATTGCCGCCATTTTTTGAGGACATGCCGCCGAAGCCCGCGCGCATCGAGGATTTGCGCGGCTTGCGTGTGCTCGCCGTGCTCGGCGACAGCGTGACGACCGATCACATCTCGCCGGCCGGCTCGATTCCCGCGGATAGTCCAGCGGGCAAATATCTGATCGCTCATGGTGTGCAGCCGAAGGATTTCAATTCCTATGGCGCGCGCCGCGGCAACCATGAAGTCATGATGCGCGGAACCTTCGCCAACATACGTCTGCGAAATCTGCTCGCGCCGGGAACCGAAGGCGGCTGGACGCTGCATCAGCCGAGTGGCGAAAAAATGACCATCTTCGACGCCGCGGAAAAATATCGCGCCGAAAAAACTCCGCTCCTCGTGATCGCCGGCAAAGAGTACGGCGCGGGTTCATCGCGCGACTGGGCCGCCAAAGGAACCTTGCTCCTCGGCGTTCGCGCCGTGCTGGCGGAAAGCTTCGAGCGCATTCATCGCAGCAATCTGATCGGCATGGGCGTCGTGCCGCTGGAATTTCAGAATGGCGAGACAGCCAAATCGCTCGGCCTCACGGGCCACGAAATTTTCGAAGTGGAAGGCCTCGCAGACCAGTTCAAGCCGCGAAAAATTGTCCGCGTGCGCACCCGTGACGCTGCCGGGAAGGAAAAAACATTTTCCGCTGTCGCGCGAATCGATACGCCCGTCGAAGCCGCGTATTACCAGCACGGCGGGATTCTTCAGTACGTTCTGCGCCAGATGTCGGCATCCTGA
- a CDS encoding DUF3892 domain-containing protein, with protein MADVRVTCITKPHPLSPHEHITHLGNPQAGWEWTREQVIASIEAGSNTFFVLDKKTGKRSDVGVIRPAGRAPYLRTHADGYWNDNLLALDQCPLVGRR; from the coding sequence ATGGCAGATGTGCGAGTTACGTGCATCACCAAGCCCCACCCACTCAGTCCCCACGAACATATCACGCACCTGGGGAACCCGCAGGCTGGTTGGGAGTGGACGCGGGAGCAGGTGATCGCTAGCATCGAAGCCGGAAGCAACACGTTTTTTGTGCTGGATAAGAAAACTGGCAAGCGTTCGGATGTGGGAGTTATTCGTCCAGCGGGGCGAGCGCCGTATTTGCGCACGCACGCCGACGGGTATTGGAACGACAACCTCTTGGCACTTGATCAATGCCCCCTCGTTGGACGGCGGTAG
- a CDS encoding ABC transporter ATP-binding protein, producing MNSPEKALIHLDGVTKVFFTDEIETHALAGVHLEIKVGEFLAIAGPSGCGKSTLLSILGLLDSPTDGNYTLNNQPVANLSLSDRTRIRNREIGFIFQAFNLIGDLTVFENVELPLTYRSMASAERKQRVQQVLERVGMAHRMKHYPSQLSGGQQQRVAVARALVGQPSILLADEPTGNLDSKNSEAVMDLLRQLHGEGATICMVTHDPRFAGVADRSIHLFDGRIVEETTHARTQAV from the coding sequence ATGAACAGCCCGGAGAAAGCCCTCATTCATCTCGATGGCGTGACAAAGGTCTTCTTTACCGATGAAATCGAGACCCACGCCCTCGCCGGTGTCCATCTCGAAATAAAAGTCGGTGAATTCCTCGCTATTGCCGGTCCATCGGGCTGCGGCAAATCAACTCTGCTTTCCATTCTCGGCCTGCTTGATTCGCCCACCGATGGCAATTACACGCTCAACAATCAGCCCGTCGCGAATCTTTCTCTTTCGGATCGCACGCGCATTCGCAATCGCGAAATTGGCTTCATCTTCCAGGCGTTCAACCTGATCGGCGATCTCACCGTCTTCGAAAACGTCGAACTGCCGCTGACCTATCGCAGCATGGCCTCCGCCGAGCGCAAGCAGCGCGTTCAGCAGGTGCTCGAGCGTGTCGGCATGGCTCATCGCATGAAGCACTACCCGTCGCAGCTCTCCGGCGGTCAGCAGCAGCGTGTCGCTGTCGCGCGCGCTTTGGTCGGCCAGCCCTCCATCCTGCTGGCGGACGAGCCTACCGGAAACTTGGACTCCAAGAACAGCGAAGCGGTGATGGATTTGCTCCGTCAGTTGCACGGCGAAGGCGCCACGATTTGTATGGTGACGCACGATCCGCGCTTCGCGGGCGTGGCCGATCGTTCGATTCACTTGTTTGACGGGCGCATCGTCGAAGAAACCACGCACGCTCGCACACAAGCGGTCTAA
- a CDS encoding ATP-grasp domain-containing protein, with translation MRAARKKLLILASKLGYQTRGFAEAADALGVEVQFATDRCHKLDDPWSDGALPLHFENPPEAANEIARQFAQNPPDAILALGDRPTPAAAYAVRALGLTGNDPVSVERCRNKLAQRETLRAAGLPVPDFFSFAINEAPENVLPRVKFPCVVKPLSLAASQGVIRADDGEQFRNAVSRIRALLESPEIRVTRESGLDRLLVERYVPGAEVAVEGLLDCGDLRILAIFDKPDALEGPYFEETIYLTPSRLRDADQFALRDCAARSVRALNLTHGPAHAEFRINEDGPWVLEIAPRPIGGLCSRAVRFGPRRISLEELLLRHALALGGTDAERETEASGVMMIPVPRSGIFEGVEGLDAAEDVSHVTEIRITARKRDYVAAWPEGASYLGFIFARASSPADVEAALREAHARLNFVFSPRLPVEHPVSRKFSA, from the coding sequence ATGAGGGCAGCGCGGAAGAAATTGCTCATTCTCGCCAGCAAGCTCGGTTATCAGACGCGCGGCTTTGCCGAAGCCGCCGATGCGCTCGGCGTCGAAGTTCAATTCGCGACCGATCGCTGCCACAAACTTGACGACCCGTGGAGCGACGGCGCGCTGCCGCTGCATTTCGAGAATCCCCCAGAGGCAGCGAATGAAATTGCGCGGCAGTTCGCGCAAAATCCGCCGGATGCGATTCTCGCGCTAGGCGACCGCCCGACGCCGGCGGCTGCATACGCAGTTCGCGCACTAGGTTTGACCGGCAACGATCCCGTGTCCGTCGAACGCTGCCGAAATAAACTCGCGCAACGCGAGACGTTGCGAGCCGCGGGGTTGCCTGTCCCCGATTTTTTCTCTTTCGCAATCAACGAGGCACCCGAAAATGTTCTCCCGCGCGTCAAATTTCCGTGCGTCGTCAAACCGCTTTCGCTTGCGGCGAGCCAGGGCGTGATTCGCGCAGACGATGGGGAACAATTTCGAAATGCGGTTTCACGTATTCGAGCACTGCTTGAATCTCCGGAGATTCGCGTGACGCGGGAATCTGGTCTCGATCGTTTGCTCGTGGAGCGATATGTCCCTGGCGCGGAAGTCGCCGTCGAGGGTCTGCTGGATTGCGGCGATTTGCGGATTCTCGCCATTTTCGACAAACCGGACGCGCTCGAAGGCCCGTATTTCGAGGAAACGATTTACCTGACGCCGTCGCGACTTCGGGACGCGGACCAATTCGCTTTGCGCGATTGCGCGGCGCGCTCCGTGCGAGCTCTCAACCTCACGCATGGCCCCGCGCACGCGGAGTTCAGGATCAATGAAGATGGCCCGTGGGTGCTGGAAATCGCGCCGCGCCCTATCGGCGGGCTTTGTTCCCGTGCGGTTCGCTTTGGCCCGCGACGGATTTCGCTCGAAGAACTTCTTTTGCGCCACGCGCTGGCACTCGGAGGAACGGATGCGGAGCGCGAGACGGAAGCTTCGGGCGTGATGATGATTCCCGTGCCACGAAGCGGCATTTTCGAAGGCGTCGAGGGGCTGGATGCAGCCGAAGACGTATCGCACGTAACAGAAATTCGCATCACGGCACGGAAGAGAGATTACGTGGCGGCGTGGCCCGAAGGCGCGAGCTATCTTGGATTCATTTTCGCGCGCGCCTCGTCGCCTGCGGATGTAGAAGCGGCCCTGCGCGAAGCGCATGCCAGGCTGAATTTCGTGTTTTCTCCGCGACTGCCCGTTGAACATCCTGTGAGCAGAAAATTCTCCGCGTAG
- a CDS encoding CUAEP/CCAEP-tail radical SAM protein gives MKVLLISTYELGRQPFGLASPAAWLRKRGDEVVCLDLSREEFNEVSVRNANLIAFYVPMHTATRLATEALTIVRRVNPEAHICFFGLYAPVNEAWLRKLGVQTILGGEFEQGFCDLAARVEAGDAHGAQKEPVVSLARQKFVVPERRDLVPLDRYARLTLPSGESRTVGYTEASRGCKHLCRHCPIVPVYKGVFRIVDRDVVLADVRQQIAAGARHITFGDPDFFNGIGHAIPLVKALHNEFPAVTYDATIKIEHLLKHAEHLPLLRNTGCLFVTSAVESVDDGVLEKLEKHHTRADFLSVAARFREIGLTLQPTFMPFTPWTTLESYLDLLEVLRANELIENVAPIQLAIRLLIPGGSLLLELNEVREIVAPFDERAMIYPWKHPDPRVDALCEELQQIVHAGEKIGRPRWRIFERVEEAARRATGASEIAKQQPVLASRATIPYLTEPWYC, from the coding sequence ATGAAAGTTCTTCTGATTTCGACCTACGAGCTTGGACGCCAGCCATTTGGCCTGGCGTCTCCTGCCGCGTGGCTGCGCAAACGCGGCGACGAAGTCGTTTGCCTGGACCTCTCCCGCGAGGAATTCAACGAAGTCTCAGTCCGCAATGCGAACTTGATTGCATTTTATGTCCCGATGCACACCGCGACGCGCCTGGCGACGGAAGCGCTGACCATTGTGCGCCGCGTCAATCCCGAAGCGCACATTTGCTTTTTTGGACTCTATGCACCGGTGAACGAAGCCTGGTTGCGCAAGCTCGGCGTACAGACGATTCTCGGCGGCGAGTTTGAACAGGGATTCTGCGACCTGGCGGCGCGAGTTGAAGCGGGAGACGCGCACGGCGCGCAAAAAGAACCAGTCGTTTCCCTCGCGCGGCAAAAGTTCGTTGTGCCTGAGCGCCGCGATCTCGTACCGCTGGACAGATACGCCAGGCTGACGCTTCCCAGCGGAGAGAGCCGGACCGTTGGCTACACGGAAGCGAGCCGCGGATGCAAGCATCTCTGCCGCCACTGCCCGATTGTGCCAGTATACAAAGGCGTTTTCCGGATTGTGGATCGCGACGTGGTGCTGGCGGACGTCCGCCAGCAGATTGCGGCAGGGGCCAGGCACATTACGTTTGGCGATCCCGATTTTTTCAATGGTATTGGGCATGCGATCCCGCTCGTGAAAGCGCTGCACAATGAATTTCCCGCAGTAACCTACGACGCCACAATCAAAATCGAACACTTGCTGAAACACGCGGAACACTTGCCCCTTCTCCGCAACACTGGCTGCCTGTTCGTCACCAGCGCAGTCGAGTCCGTGGATGACGGCGTTCTCGAAAAGCTCGAAAAACATCACACGCGCGCTGATTTTCTGAGCGTCGCGGCACGATTTCGCGAGATCGGCCTGACTTTGCAGCCAACCTTTATGCCTTTTACGCCGTGGACGACGCTGGAAAGTTATCTGGATCTGCTTGAAGTTCTGCGCGCGAACGAACTGATAGAAAATGTCGCGCCCATTCAGTTGGCCATCCGGCTGCTGATTCCCGGAGGCTCGCTCTTGCTCGAACTGAATGAAGTGCGAGAGATCGTCGCGCCATTCGACGAGCGTGCCATGATCTACCCCTGGAAACATCCCGACCCGCGCGTGGATGCGCTTTGCGAAGAACTGCAGCAGATCGTTCACGCAGGAGAAAAAATCGGCCGGCCACGCTGGCGGATCTTCGAGCGCGTCGAGGAAGCGGCACGGCGCGCTACGGGCGCGAGCGAAATTGCGAAGCAGCAGCCTGTTCTGGCGTCTCGCGCGACGATTCCATACCTCACGGAGCCCTGGTATTGTTGA
- a CDS encoding oxidative damage protection protein: protein MADECQSPQPQQTPAPAGTRMVKCVKFGREMPGLDRVPWKGELGKRIYENVSKEGWKMWIEYSKMLMNEYRLNPLDSGSQKIMEEQMEKFFFGEGAQLPPGYVPQKSKG from the coding sequence ATGGCTGACGAGTGTCAAAGTCCCCAACCACAACAAACGCCGGCGCCTGCCGGAACGCGCATGGTGAAATGCGTGAAATTCGGCCGCGAAATGCCCGGCCTCGATCGCGTGCCGTGGAAGGGCGAACTGGGGAAACGCATCTACGAAAATGTCTCCAAAGAAGGCTGGAAGATGTGGATCGAATATTCGAAGATGCTGATGAACGAATACCGCTTGAATCCTCTTGATTCCGGTTCGCAGAAAATCATGGAAGAGCAAATGGAAAAGTTTTTTTTCGGCGAAGGCGCACAATTGCCGCCCGGTTACGTCCCGCAAAAATCCAAGGGCTAA
- a CDS encoding DUF2188 domain-containing protein, with product MSKKELYVERREEGDYAIRRPDSERASDVRNTQAEAIERAREIDPNAAIHVERVRDTNRGSRDKWRKP from the coding sequence ATGTCAAAGAAAGAACTTTACGTTGAACGGCGGGAAGAGGGCGACTACGCAATACGTCGGCCGGATTCGGAGAGGGCCAGCGACGTTCGCAACACGCAGGCAGAAGCTATTGAGAGAGCACGGGAGATTGACCCCAACGCCGCGATCCACGTTGAACGCGTCCGCGATACGAATCGCGGTTCGCGTGACAAGTGGCGAAAGCCTTAG
- a CDS encoding ImmA/IrrE family metallo-endopeptidase, which produces MEKRDFWRAEAQAAEVLAKRKIAALPVDPFGIAAGEGIVCETLKSSGVSGCLCGAGNTFTIFYNDSINSEGFRRFTVAHELGHYFLEGHYKYIFSDGNSRHVSDSGYSSDDPIEREADAFAAALLMPPEPFKTACARVGPGFKTIETLSEKCVSSLTATAIRYADLSDDPIAIIGSSDNRVQFAFLSAPLKQRRNLIWPKKNSGVPEGTATHSFNRDPKNVTRSRRTISRALMDVWFDCGGTAYVSEEVVGLGSSYGLTLTILVADPQPDPEYEEDSEEDNFENMLPSDRWRQPRRDE; this is translated from the coding sequence TTGGAAAAACGTGACTTCTGGCGGGCTGAGGCCCAAGCGGCGGAAGTCTTAGCGAAGAGGAAAATTGCGGCTCTCCCTGTTGATCCGTTTGGGATCGCCGCAGGAGAAGGAATCGTTTGCGAGACGTTGAAAAGTTCCGGCGTATCCGGGTGCCTATGTGGTGCTGGAAACACTTTCACTATCTTTTACAATGATTCCATCAACAGCGAAGGCTTCCGCAGATTCACTGTCGCACATGAACTCGGTCATTATTTTCTGGAAGGCCATTACAAGTACATTTTCTCCGACGGTAACTCTCGGCACGTGTCTGACAGTGGCTATTCTTCCGACGATCCAATCGAACGCGAAGCCGATGCATTCGCGGCGGCGCTGCTAATGCCGCCGGAACCGTTCAAGACGGCGTGCGCTCGCGTAGGGCCGGGGTTCAAAACCATAGAGACGCTCTCAGAGAAATGCGTGAGCTCGCTAACGGCCACCGCGATTCGCTACGCTGATTTGAGCGATGATCCCATCGCCATAATCGGTTCCTCAGACAACCGCGTGCAGTTCGCTTTCTTGTCTGCTCCGCTCAAACAGAGGCGCAATCTGATTTGGCCCAAGAAGAACTCCGGTGTGCCCGAGGGCACGGCGACGCATAGTTTCAACCGAGATCCGAAAAACGTCACTCGGTCCAGGCGAACGATTTCACGTGCGCTGATGGATGTATGGTTCGACTGTGGCGGCACCGCCTATGTCAGCGAGGAGGTAGTCGGGCTCGGATCCTCATATGGTCTGACTCTCACCATTTTGGTCGCCGACCCACAGCCGGACCCGGAGTACGAAGAAGACAGCGAAGAGGACAACTTCGAAAACATGCTTCCTTCCGATCGTTGGCGGCAGCCACGCAGGGACGAATAG
- a CDS encoding efflux RND transporter periplasmic adaptor subunit, with protein sequence MRRIMYISAVVVLVPLVTWGLSRLKPAPPTVDGSVIYTDTVKRGDMLLQVRGLGTLVPETITQITLNTDGRVLKRLILPGAPVKPDSVIMVLTNPTLEQQLLSARYQLKSAQAQLSSLQASVSNNLMSLRSTAAGVRSQYRQAEVQAEADQAGYKVGVVAKVIAEKSQVAAVELKSEDELAQKQVDDFEKSVQSQLAVQEAVVSQDQAQVDLYQSEVNALTVRAGIDGVLQDEPAQVGQDMQPGSELATVAQQSKLKAALQIAETQVGDVRLGQSASVDTHNGLIPGHVIRIDPAVANGTRTVDVHLDGPLPAGAVPNSSVEGTILIDKLTDVLHVGRPVHGDQNSQVGLFKETPDGKEAELVNVEIGKASVSDVQILRGLKVGDVVILSDMSAYDNFPRIRIH encoded by the coding sequence ATGCGCCGGATTATGTATATTTCGGCGGTGGTTGTTTTGGTGCCTCTGGTTACATGGGGCCTATCCAGGCTCAAGCCCGCCCCGCCCACTGTGGATGGCTCCGTCATTTATACGGACACGGTTAAGCGCGGAGATATGCTCCTGCAAGTTCGCGGTCTGGGCACTCTCGTCCCGGAAACGATTACCCAGATTACTCTCAACACCGATGGCCGCGTTTTGAAGCGCCTGATTCTTCCCGGCGCGCCGGTCAAACCCGATTCCGTGATCATGGTTCTGACCAATCCTACGCTGGAGCAGCAACTTCTCAGCGCGCGCTATCAATTGAAATCCGCGCAAGCGCAGTTGAGCAGCCTGCAAGCGTCTGTGAGTAACAATTTGATGTCGTTGCGCTCCACGGCCGCAGGAGTACGCTCGCAATACCGCCAGGCCGAAGTGCAGGCGGAGGCCGACCAAGCCGGATACAAGGTTGGTGTCGTCGCGAAGGTCATTGCCGAGAAATCCCAGGTCGCGGCCGTCGAATTGAAATCGGAAGACGAATTGGCGCAGAAGCAGGTGGACGACTTCGAGAAATCCGTCCAGTCGCAACTGGCTGTTCAGGAAGCGGTCGTTTCTCAGGATCAGGCGCAAGTGGACTTGTACCAAAGTGAAGTGAATGCCCTGACCGTGCGCGCTGGCATTGATGGCGTGCTGCAAGATGAACCCGCTCAGGTTGGCCAGGACATGCAGCCCGGCTCGGAATTGGCCACCGTTGCTCAGCAATCGAAATTGAAGGCCGCTCTGCAGATTGCCGAAACGCAAGTCGGCGACGTTCGCCTCGGCCAGAGCGCCTCGGTCGACACCCATAACGGCCTGATTCCCGGCCATGTCATTCGAATCGATCCTGCCGTTGCTAACGGAACCCGTACTGTCGACGTCCATCTGGATGGGCCGCTGCCCGCCGGCGCGGTTCCCAATTCGAGCGTCGAGGGCACGATCTTGATCGACAAACTGACAGACGTCCTCCACGTCGGCCGCCCCGTCCACGGCGATCAAAATAGCCAGGTCGGGCTCTTTAAGGAAACGCCCGACGGCAAGGAAGCAGAACTTGTGAATGTCGAGATTGGCAAAGCCTCGGTCAGTGATGTTCAGATTCTGCGAGGTCTGAAAGTCGGCGACGTCGTCATTCTTTCCGACATGTCGGCTTACGACAATTTTCCGCGAATTCGCATCCACTAG